A genome region from Nocardioides cynanchi includes the following:
- a CDS encoding CHAP domain-containing protein, whose product MSCPHQRRRSRLLASAVALAATVGVIGLAAPSYAGDDYPYRGLGQCPLVPLPPVKPGPPGQPGQPGHPGQPGQPGHPGQPGHPGSGPSTPGNAPHGPHAPHAPGGPATPGPTTPATPATPPPPRECAKHIWIYNGTYGDPWGFALRNCTSFVAWRLRETNGVTDFSNYSGGGSWGDARHWDDNAQALGYLVDDVPAVGAVAQTDHGRVGHVAWVSAVGDGTVTVEEYNYYTPGAYDVRTVPTSTFRYLHLDDVAPAPYLGSTRATATAVDLRGLTWTARVTAAGDLVVRRPSGHDVRVGPSGAWSRHAAPSLVADESGRMWLAGVTGNGRVLLTHASTADPRWSRLRTLGHGGWSATSTPMLVVDGAGRLHAFALSAGGTLVERHPVRPDAARWSLPHRLGRPGSWSPQSAPATSTDRQGRTWLVAVTRQGALLARHSNPSGTWWTTFHAVDGRTWSPTSTPALTTAADGRLWLASVTSRGELVSRHTGLRPGPGAGRWQATTELGGRFSPYASPTIASDGAGRLWLAAVDTAGRVVLRGADTRDRWGHAHRLAPAVSVTDGPALLALRSGGVRIAALGSDGALLSRRIGTLRVGRSSARGGGFSMLRLFGL is encoded by the coding sequence ATGTCATGTCCTCACCAGCGACGGCGCAGCCGTCTCCTGGCGAGCGCCGTGGCGCTGGCGGCCACGGTGGGCGTGATCGGCCTGGCGGCTCCGTCGTACGCCGGCGACGACTACCCGTACCGGGGCCTGGGCCAGTGTCCGCTGGTGCCGCTGCCGCCGGTCAAGCCCGGCCCTCCCGGTCAGCCTGGTCAGCCAGGCCACCCGGGACAGCCCGGTCAGCCGGGTCACCCGGGACAGCCGGGTCACCCGGGGTCGGGCCCGTCCACGCCGGGCAACGCGCCGCACGGACCGCACGCCCCGCACGCGCCCGGCGGGCCGGCGACCCCGGGACCGACGACCCCTGCCACGCCGGCCACCCCGCCGCCTCCCCGGGAGTGCGCGAAGCACATCTGGATCTACAACGGCACGTACGGCGACCCCTGGGGCTTCGCGCTGCGCAACTGCACGAGCTTCGTGGCCTGGCGGCTGCGTGAGACCAACGGCGTGACCGACTTCTCGAACTACTCCGGGGGCGGCTCGTGGGGCGACGCCCGGCACTGGGACGACAACGCGCAGGCCCTCGGCTACCTGGTCGACGACGTGCCCGCGGTCGGCGCCGTGGCCCAGACCGACCACGGCCGGGTCGGCCACGTGGCCTGGGTCTCCGCGGTCGGCGACGGCACCGTGACCGTCGAGGAGTACAACTACTACACGCCCGGCGCCTACGACGTCCGCACCGTGCCGACCTCGACCTTCCGATACCTGCACCTCGACGACGTCGCACCCGCGCCGTACCTCGGCTCGACCCGGGCCACCGCCACCGCGGTCGACCTGCGCGGGCTCACCTGGACCGCCCGCGTCACCGCGGCCGGTGACCTCGTCGTACGTCGACCGTCGGGGCACGACGTCCGCGTAGGCCCCTCGGGCGCCTGGTCGCGGCACGCGGCCCCGTCGCTCGTGGCCGACGAGTCCGGCCGGATGTGGCTGGCCGGGGTCACCGGCAACGGACGGGTCCTCCTGACCCATGCCTCCACCGCGGACCCCCGCTGGAGCAGGCTACGCACGCTCGGGCACGGCGGCTGGTCCGCGACCTCGACCCCGATGCTCGTCGTCGACGGAGCCGGCCGGCTCCACGCCTTCGCCCTGAGCGCCGGGGGCACGCTGGTCGAGCGCCATCCGGTCCGGCCCGACGCCGCACGGTGGAGCCTGCCGCACCGACTCGGCCGGCCAGGCTCGTGGTCACCGCAGAGCGCTCCGGCCACGAGCACCGACCGCCAGGGACGGACCTGGCTGGTCGCGGTCACCCGGCAGGGGGCGCTCCTGGCCCGGCACAGCAACCCGTCGGGCACCTGGTGGACGACCTTCCACGCCGTCGACGGCCGGACCTGGTCGCCGACGTCGACTCCGGCCCTCACCACCGCGGCCGACGGCCGCCTGTGGCTGGCCTCGGTCACCTCGCGCGGCGAACTGGTCTCGCGGCACACCGGCCTCCGGCCCGGCCCCGGAGCCGGTCGCTGGCAGGCCACCACCGAGCTCGGCGGCCGTTTCTCGCCCTACGCCTCCCCGACGATCGCGTCGGACGGTGCCGGGCGACTGTGGCTGGCCGCGGTCGACACCGCCGGCCGGGTGGTGCTCCGCGGCGCCGACACCCGCGACCGCTGGGGCCACGCCCACCGACTGGCTCCGGCCGTCTCGGTGACGGACGGCCCGGCACTGCTGGCCCTGCGTTCGGGTGGCGTCCGGATCGCGGCGCTCGGCTCCGACGGCGCGCTGCTCTCACGCAGGATCGGAACGCTCCGGGTCGGCCGGTCCAGCGCCCGCGGCGGTGGCTTCTCAATGCTGCGGCTGTTCGGCCTCTGA
- a CDS encoding MOSC domain-containing protein codes for MPRVSEIRRYPVKSMAGESLAEVDLDRRGVVGDRWYAVVDDDGRLASGKHSRRFRRRDAVFDFAARTTSDGVRVTGADGEWPAGDPALDAVLTGAMGDPVRVLPEGDTPHHDEGWVSLVGTATLDWCREHWDIDADPRRLRPNLVVETSEPFVEETWTGPLSIGSTSFVVVKRIERCRMVDIAQEGLPPLGGWLKALAETRDQRLAIFVDVVEPGTIRLGDEVLLGGGA; via the coding sequence GTGCCCCGCGTCTCGGAGATCCGTCGCTACCCGGTGAAGTCGATGGCCGGCGAGTCGCTCGCCGAGGTCGATCTCGACCGACGTGGGGTGGTGGGCGACCGGTGGTACGCCGTGGTCGACGACGACGGGAGGCTGGCCTCGGGCAAGCACTCCCGCCGCTTCCGTCGCCGCGACGCGGTCTTCGACTTCGCCGCCCGTACGACGAGCGACGGCGTACGCGTGACCGGAGCCGACGGCGAGTGGCCGGCCGGTGACCCGGCTCTGGACGCCGTCCTGACCGGCGCCATGGGCGACCCGGTGCGGGTGCTGCCCGAGGGCGACACTCCCCACCACGACGAGGGCTGGGTCTCGCTGGTCGGCACCGCGACCCTCGACTGGTGCCGTGAGCACTGGGACATCGACGCCGACCCGCGCCGGCTGCGCCCCAACCTCGTGGTCGAGACCAGCGAGCCGTTCGTCGAGGAGACCTGGACGGGCCCCCTGTCGATCGGCTCGACCTCCTTCGTCGTGGTCAAGCGGATCGAGCGCTGCCGGATGGTCGACATCGCCCAGGAGGGGCTGCCGCCCCTGGGCGGCTGGCTGAAGGCCCTCGCCGAGACCCGCGACCAGCGGCTGGCGATCTTCGTCGACGTCGTCGAGCCCGGGACGATCCGCCTCGGCGACGAGGTGCTCCTCGGCGGCGGAGCCTGA
- the guaB gene encoding IMP dehydrogenase: MFARMGLTYDDVLLLPGYSDLAPSDIDTTTRLTREISIKAPLVSAAMDTVTESRMAIAMAREGGIGILHRNLSIEEQAYQVDLVKRTQTGIISNPVTIGPDATLEDLDRICGEYRVSGLPVVDTDSRLLGIITNRDLRFTPVADWATTKVDEVMTPMPLVTGRLGITREEATTLLRQHKRERLPLVDEAGHLGGLITVKDFVKGEQFPDASYDGHGRLLVGAAIGYFGDAWQRATTLVDAGVDVLVADTAHGHVRLLLEMVERLKSDPATRHVQVIGGNVATREGAQAFIDAGVDAVKVGVGPGSICTTRVVTGVGVPQITAVHEAALAARPVGIPVIADGGLKHSGEIAKAIVAGAESVMVGSLLAGCEESPGDLVFVNGKQFKAYRGMGSLGAMSSRGKKSYSKDRYFQAEVTSDDKIVPEGIEGQVAYRGPLSAVAHQLLGGLNQSMFYVGARTVAELQDKGRFVRITQASLAESHPHDVQMTVEAPNYTGR; this comes from the coding sequence ATGTTCGCCCGGATGGGCCTGACCTACGACGACGTGCTCCTGTTGCCGGGCTACAGCGACCTCGCGCCGTCCGACATCGACACCACCACCCGCCTGACCCGCGAGATCAGCATCAAGGCGCCGTTGGTCAGCGCCGCCATGGACACCGTCACCGAGAGCCGGATGGCGATCGCGATGGCCCGTGAGGGCGGCATCGGCATCCTGCACCGCAACCTCTCGATCGAGGAGCAGGCCTACCAGGTCGACCTGGTCAAGCGCACCCAGACCGGGATCATCTCCAACCCGGTCACGATCGGCCCCGACGCGACCCTGGAGGACCTCGACCGGATCTGCGGTGAGTACCGCGTCTCCGGCCTCCCGGTCGTCGACACCGACAGCCGCCTGCTCGGCATCATCACCAACCGCGACCTGCGCTTCACCCCGGTCGCCGACTGGGCGACCACGAAGGTCGACGAGGTGATGACGCCGATGCCCCTCGTCACCGGGCGGCTCGGCATCACGCGTGAGGAGGCCACCACCCTGCTGCGGCAGCACAAGCGGGAGCGGCTGCCGCTCGTCGACGAGGCGGGCCACCTCGGCGGACTGATCACGGTCAAGGACTTCGTCAAGGGCGAGCAGTTCCCCGACGCGTCGTACGACGGCCACGGGCGGCTGCTGGTCGGCGCCGCGATCGGCTACTTCGGCGACGCCTGGCAGCGGGCCACCACCCTGGTCGACGCCGGTGTGGACGTGCTCGTCGCCGACACCGCCCACGGCCACGTCCGCCTGCTGCTCGAGATGGTGGAGCGGCTCAAGAGCGACCCCGCCACCCGGCACGTCCAGGTGATCGGCGGCAACGTCGCCACCCGCGAGGGCGCCCAGGCGTTCATCGACGCCGGGGTCGATGCCGTGAAGGTCGGGGTCGGCCCCGGCTCCATCTGTACGACGCGCGTGGTCACCGGGGTCGGCGTACCCCAGATCACCGCGGTCCACGAGGCGGCCCTGGCAGCCCGGCCGGTCGGCATCCCGGTGATCGCCGACGGCGGCCTCAAGCACTCCGGCGAGATCGCCAAGGCGATCGTCGCGGGAGCCGAGTCGGTGATGGTCGGCTCGCTCCTCGCCGGCTGCGAGGAGTCCCCGGGCGACCTGGTGTTCGTCAACGGCAAGCAGTTCAAGGCCTACCGCGGCATGGGCTCGCTCGGGGCGATGAGCAGCCGGGGCAAGAAGTCCTACTCCAAGGACCGCTACTTCCAGGCCGAGGTCACCTCCGACGACAAGATCGTCCCCGAGGGCATCGAGGGCCAGGTCGCCTACCGCGGCCCCCTTTCCGCGGTCGCCCACCAGCTGCTCGGCGGTCTCAACCAGTCGATGTTCTACGTCGGCGCCCGCACGGTCGCGGAGCTCCAGGACAAGGGTCGCTTCGTGCGGATCACCCAGGCATCGTTGGCCGAGAGCCACCCGCACGACGTCCAGATGACCGTCGAGGCGCCCAACTACACCGGTCGCTGA
- a CDS encoding GNAT family N-acetyltransferase has product MLWKVRATLADRPGALAELARSCGAAGVNILGLQIFPALGSVTDELILRSPGEWTTAEVARLLESAGASRVSVAPVTEAALVDQPTRYVEAARTVLDQPASFPEVVAALFDAEPDRPADDPLAALQDVLELTVREVTVQIRRLAPFTATEHARAGSLADLVNDVLVRHHPAADGLGHRADESATPEFGEYVDGARATVDDRVIGHATLAPVPDEDAVVAVDLAVDPAWRRRGIGTRLLRDAARLASSRRTDALVLTTRSDNQAVLAVVLASGLRGRIRMAGETLTVRIPLGGLAPRAAETSAAVTGETARPR; this is encoded by the coding sequence ATGTTGTGGAAGGTGCGCGCGACCCTGGCCGACCGTCCGGGAGCCCTGGCCGAGCTGGCCCGCAGCTGCGGGGCGGCCGGTGTGAACATCTTGGGCCTGCAGATCTTCCCCGCCCTCGGCAGCGTGACCGACGAGCTGATCCTGCGCAGTCCGGGCGAGTGGACCACCGCCGAGGTCGCCCGGCTCCTCGAGTCGGCCGGTGCCTCGCGGGTCAGCGTCGCCCCGGTGACGGAGGCGGCCCTGGTCGACCAGCCCACCCGGTACGTCGAGGCGGCGCGCACGGTGCTGGACCAGCCGGCCTCGTTCCCCGAGGTGGTGGCGGCGCTCTTCGACGCCGAGCCGGACCGCCCGGCCGACGACCCGCTGGCGGCGCTGCAGGACGTCCTCGAGCTGACCGTCCGCGAGGTCACCGTGCAGATCCGCCGGCTGGCGCCGTTCACCGCCACCGAGCACGCCCGCGCCGGCTCCCTGGCCGACCTGGTCAACGACGTCCTGGTGCGGCACCACCCGGCAGCCGACGGTCTCGGTCACCGCGCCGACGAGTCGGCCACGCCCGAGTTCGGTGAGTACGTCGACGGCGCGCGCGCCACGGTCGACGACCGGGTGATCGGGCACGCGACCCTCGCGCCGGTGCCCGACGAGGACGCGGTCGTCGCGGTGGACCTCGCCGTCGACCCGGCCTGGCGACGCCGCGGGATCGGCACCCGGCTGCTCCGCGACGCCGCCCGCCTGGCGTCGTCGCGTCGTACCGACGCGCTGGTGCTCACCACCCGGTCGGACAACCAGGCGGTGCTCGCGGTCGTCCTGGCCTCGGGCCTGCGCGGCCGGATCCGGATGGCCGGCGAGACCCTGACCGTCCGGATCCCGCTGGGCGGCCTCGCGCCGCGCGCCGCGGAGACGTCGGCCGCGGTGACGGGGGAGACCGCCCGGCCCCGGTAG
- the groL gene encoding chaperonin GroEL (60 kDa chaperone family; promotes refolding of misfolded polypeptides especially under stressful conditions; forms two stacked rings of heptamers to form a barrel-shaped 14mer; ends can be capped by GroES; misfolded proteins enter the barrel where they are refolded when GroES binds), whose protein sequence is MPKILEFDENARRSLERGVDALANAVKVTLGPKGRYVVLDKKWGAPTITNDGVTVAREVELDDPFENLGAQLTKEVATKTNDVAGDGTTTATVLAQAMVHEGLRAVAAGANPMSLKRGMDAAAEAVGDALREAAREVDSKEDMASVATISSRDSLIGELLAESFDKVGKDGVITVEESNTMGTELEFTEGMQFDKGYISAYFVSDPERMEAVLDDPYVLLHQGKISAIADLLPLLEKVIAAGKPLFILAEDVEGEALSTLVVNKIRGTFNAVAVKAPAFGDRRKAMMQDIATLTGGQVVAPEVGLKLDQVGLDVLGTARRVVITKDNTTIIDGGGDTAEVEGRVNQIKAEIENTDSDWDREKLQERLAKLAGGVCVIKVGAATEVELKEKKHRIEDAVSATRAAIEEGIVAGGGSALIHASSVLDDSLGLTGDEATGVRIIRTAVDQPLRWIAENGGENGHIIVAKVREGGAGTGYNAATSEYGDLVAQGVIDPVKVTRSALVNATSIAAMLLTTETLIVEKPEEQEPAAAGAGHGHGHGH, encoded by the coding sequence ATGCCCAAGATCCTGGAGTTCGACGAGAACGCCCGGCGTTCGCTGGAGCGCGGCGTCGACGCGCTCGCCAACGCCGTGAAGGTGACGCTCGGCCCCAAGGGCCGCTACGTCGTGCTCGACAAGAAGTGGGGCGCCCCCACGATCACCAACGACGGTGTCACCGTCGCCCGTGAGGTGGAGCTCGACGACCCGTTCGAGAACCTCGGCGCCCAGCTGACCAAAGAGGTCGCCACCAAGACCAACGACGTCGCCGGTGACGGTACGACGACCGCGACGGTCCTGGCCCAGGCGATGGTCCACGAGGGCCTGCGTGCGGTGGCCGCCGGCGCCAACCCGATGAGCCTCAAGCGCGGCATGGACGCCGCTGCCGAGGCCGTGGGCGACGCGCTGCGCGAGGCTGCCCGCGAGGTCGACTCCAAGGAGGACATGGCGTCGGTCGCCACGATCTCCAGCCGCGACTCGCTGATCGGCGAGCTGCTCGCCGAGTCCTTCGACAAGGTCGGCAAGGACGGCGTGATCACGGTCGAGGAGTCCAACACCATGGGCACCGAGCTGGAGTTCACCGAGGGCATGCAGTTCGACAAGGGCTACATCTCGGCGTACTTCGTCTCCGACCCCGAGCGCATGGAGGCCGTCCTCGACGACCCCTACGTGCTGCTGCACCAGGGCAAGATCTCCGCGATCGCCGACCTGCTCCCGCTGCTGGAGAAGGTCATCGCCGCGGGCAAGCCGCTGTTCATCCTGGCCGAGGACGTCGAGGGCGAGGCGCTGTCGACCCTGGTCGTCAACAAGATCCGCGGCACCTTCAACGCGGTCGCGGTCAAGGCTCCGGCCTTCGGTGACCGCCGCAAGGCGATGATGCAGGACATCGCGACCCTGACCGGTGGCCAGGTCGTCGCTCCCGAGGTCGGCCTCAAGCTCGACCAGGTCGGTCTCGACGTGCTGGGCACCGCCCGCCGCGTCGTGATCACCAAGGACAACACCACGATCATCGACGGCGGCGGCGACACCGCCGAGGTCGAGGGCCGGGTCAACCAGATCAAGGCCGAGATCGAGAACACCGACTCCGACTGGGACCGCGAGAAGCTCCAGGAGCGTCTCGCCAAGCTCGCCGGCGGGGTCTGCGTGATCAAGGTCGGCGCCGCCACCGAGGTGGAGCTGAAGGAGAAGAAGCACCGCATCGAGGACGCCGTCTCCGCGACCCGCGCCGCGATCGAGGAGGGCATCGTCGCCGGCGGTGGCTCGGCCCTGATCCACGCGTCGTCCGTGCTCGACGACTCCCTCGGCCTGACCGGCGACGAGGCGACCGGCGTCCGGATCATCCGCACGGCCGTCGACCAGCCGCTGCGCTGGATCGCCGAGAACGGCGGCGAGAACGGCCACATCATCGTCGCCAAGGTCCGCGAGGGCGGCGCCGGCACCGGCTACAACGCCGCGACCAGCGAGTACGGCGACCTGGTCGCCCAGGGTGTCATCGACCCGGTGAAGGTGACCCGCTCCGCGCTGGTCAACGCCACCTCGATCGCCGCCATGCTGCTGACCACCGAGACCCTGATCGTCGAGAAGCCCGAGGAGCAGGAGCCGGCCGCCGCCGGTGCCGGCCACGGGCACGGCCACGGCCACTGA
- the groES gene encoding co-chaperone GroES produces MSVNIKPLEDRIVVKPLEAEQTTASGLVIPDTAKEKPQEGEVQAIGPGRIDDNGNRVPLDVAVGDKVIYSKYGGTEVKYGGDEYLILSARDVLAVVS; encoded by the coding sequence GTGTCGGTCAACATCAAGCCCCTCGAGGACCGGATCGTGGTCAAGCCCCTCGAGGCCGAGCAGACCACGGCATCCGGCCTGGTCATCCCCGACACCGCCAAGGAGAAGCCCCAGGAGGGCGAGGTCCAGGCGATCGGCCCGGGTCGCATCGACGACAACGGCAACCGCGTCCCGCTGGACGTGGCCGTCGGCGACAAGGTCATCTACAGCAAGTACGGCGGCACCGAGGTCAAGTACGGCGGGGACGAGTACCTCATCCTCTCCGCGCGCGACGTCCTCGCTGTCGTCTCCTGA
- a CDS encoding class I SAM-dependent methyltransferase, producing the protein MDLETFRWLLTDEGQGLLAAAASAEGSELQVQARLRETATAEQVAAAMTQVELRSRAVDKLGADGSRMYFTRDGLEQATRASVAAHRAARIAAGGTSVIDLTCGIGGDLVAFARAGLTTAGVDLDPLRVEIARANLAALDLGGAVSVADGTGLDVSPFATAYADPARRGPRGRTFRVDDWAPPWSFVETLLTRASCVKVAPGIPHDLVPAGVEAEWVSDSGEVKEAALWSGRLSTTARRATVIGRGGLATLTDEDDPGADVGPVAEFLYEPDGAVIRAGLVTAVAAGVGGHLVDRKIAYVTAPGSFRTPFARGYRVLERLPYREKQLKAALRVRGIGSLTIKKRGVDVSPDELRTRLTLRGDRTATIVLTRAAGEGVALLVEPF; encoded by the coding sequence ATGGACCTCGAGACCTTCCGGTGGCTGCTGACCGACGAGGGCCAGGGCCTGCTCGCCGCGGCGGCCTCGGCGGAGGGCAGCGAGCTCCAGGTCCAGGCCAGGCTGCGCGAGACCGCGACCGCCGAGCAGGTCGCGGCGGCGATGACCCAGGTCGAGCTGCGGAGCCGGGCGGTCGACAAGCTCGGGGCCGACGGCAGCCGGATGTACTTCACCCGCGACGGGCTGGAGCAGGCCACGCGCGCCTCGGTGGCCGCGCACCGGGCCGCGCGGATCGCCGCGGGGGGCACCAGCGTGATCGACCTGACCTGTGGGATCGGCGGAGACCTGGTCGCGTTCGCCCGCGCCGGGCTGACCACGGCCGGCGTGGACCTCGACCCCCTGCGCGTGGAGATCGCGCGCGCCAACCTCGCCGCGCTCGACCTCGGCGGCGCGGTCAGCGTCGCCGACGGCACCGGACTCGACGTCTCGCCCTTCGCCACGGCGTACGCCGATCCGGCCCGCCGCGGGCCGCGCGGTCGCACCTTCCGGGTCGACGACTGGGCGCCACCGTGGTCGTTCGTGGAGACCCTGCTGACGCGGGCGTCCTGCGTCAAGGTCGCTCCCGGCATCCCTCACGACCTGGTGCCCGCCGGCGTCGAGGCCGAGTGGGTCAGCGACAGCGGCGAGGTCAAGGAGGCCGCGCTCTGGTCCGGGCGGCTCTCCACGACGGCGAGGCGGGCGACCGTGATCGGGCGCGGCGGCCTGGCCACGCTGACCGACGAGGACGACCCGGGCGCCGACGTCGGACCGGTCGCCGAGTTCCTCTACGAGCCGGACGGCGCCGTGATCCGGGCCGGGCTTGTGACCGCGGTGGCGGCCGGTGTCGGCGGCCATCTCGTCGACCGCAAGATCGCCTACGTCACCGCACCCGGCTCGTTCCGTACGCCGTTCGCCCGCGGCTACCGCGTGCTGGAGCGGTTGCCCTACCGCGAGAAGCAGCTCAAGGCTGCGCTGCGCGTTCGCGGGATCGGCTCCCTGACCATCAAGAAGCGCGGCGTCGACGTCTCCCCCGACGAGCTCCGCACCCGCCTCACGCTTCGGGGCGACCGGACCGCGACGATCGTGCTCACCCGTGCCGCCGGCGAGGGCGTGGCCCTGCTCGTCGAGCCCTTCTGA